The Leptospira semungkisensis genome includes the window CCGAAGGATCTCTGCTAAGGTTGCTCTTTTTCACACGGGAGCTCTCGCAGTATTTCTTTGGATGGACTTAAGCGAGGCAGTATTTCTTTACATGATGGCTACGAACTTAGTCGTTAAGTCTCTTCTATTCATTAGCATGGGGATCGTGAGAATGGATGCAGGCAAAAGAGAGTTGGGTAAGATTATCCAAGCGGATTCAATCAACAAGCCTGCATTGTCTCTTTTCATCCTAGCGTTATTCTTAGCTTTCGTGATGCCTGGATCTCCTATCTTTGTTACAGACATTGTTCTTATCAAAGCAGGACAGATCGGAGGAAAATCCTTTGTGATCCTTGTTCCTATACTTGGGATCGTATTCTTCGGAGTAATGCTCTATAAGCTTGCACCTCTTCTGAATATCAAAGGAAGACCATTTCCAAAGGATCTTTCCACCATTCTTAGGATCAGAATGACGAACGGATTCTTCTTACTTCTACTTCTTCTCAGCACCGGTTGCTGGGGATTTTACCTTCTTTTACATGGTGTATTATGAAAAACGTTA containing:
- a CDS encoding proton-conducting transporter membrane subunit produces the protein IAFLGIILLRSSLHVINQPIEFLAANASSHPEIIWVEIGLWLAIFGYTAKLGLFPNHVWIEDTYGESPTQVSSLLSSFIPVSVCFALRPFVHLDHQLFPHTFSGADGLLVLGIITILYSIFAIYDRNDIRRISAKVALFHTGALAVFLWMDLSEAVFLYMMATNLVVKSLLFISMGIVRMDAGKRELGKIIQADSINKPALSLFILALFLAFVMPGSPIFVTDIVLIKAGQIGGKSFVILVPILGIVFFGVMLYKLAPLLNIKGRPFPKDLSTILRIRMTNGFFLLLLLLSTGCWGFYLLLHGVL